Part of the Maridesulfovibrio sp. genome, TACGCCCGTGAATTACTGATCGGAATCTGGAATGCGCAGGAAGAACTTGACGAAGTTATCGGTCGCTACTCCAAACATTGGAAGATCGAAAGAATCGCAAAAGTCGAACTGGCGATCCTACGACTCGCTGTATACGAACTGGTTCACAAGCCCGATATTCCCCTCAAAGTGGGTATCAACGAGGGCATTGAACTGGCCAAGAAGTTCGGCGACGGCAACTCCCGTAACTTCATCAACGGTATTCTCGACGCAGTAGCCCGTGACATCGACACCGGCAAATTCAAGGTTGAGAAAAATTTCTAATTGCCTTCGGCGACCCCTGCCGGGGAGGCCTTAAACCCTTTTTGTAAAAAGGGTTTAAGAATCCCAAAAACTTTTATCAGGGCTTCGCCGCTTTGTATGAATAAATCGTTGTAAACAATTAGGGATTCCAAAGGGGCTTAGCTCCTTTGGCCGCCGGAGGCGAAATCAATTCGTCAAAAGCGCGATAGCGCCTCTGGTCCAGCTCCCGGCAGGTCCGCCGGAGGCAATCCCGCATCAAAAGGATTTTCAAATGGGTTTTGGGAAATACGAACCGGAATTGATTGAAAACAAGTGGCAGAAGGAATGGACCGAGAAGGGTGCTTTCAATGTGGAAGCCGACGAGTCCCGCCCCAAGTACTATGTACTGGAAATGTTTCCCTACCCTTCCGGGAAAATCCACATGGGCCATGTGCGCAACTACTCCATCGGTGATGTTGTTGCCCGTTACAAACGCATGAAAGGTTTCAACGTGCTCCACCCCATGGGCTGGGACGCATTCGGCCTTCCTGCTGAAAACGCGGCTATCAAACACAACACCCACCCTGCCGAGTGGACCTACGCCAACATCGATGACATGCGTACCCAGCTTAAACGTCTGGGCTACTCCTACGACTGGCGCCGCGAACTGGCTACCTGCCACCCCGGCTATTACAAATGGGAACAGCAATTTTTCCTCAAATTTCTGGAAAAGGGTCTGGTTTACCGCAAAAAGTCCCCGGTCAACTGGTGTGAAACCTGCCATACCGTTCTGGCTAACGAACAGGTTGAAGAGGGGCTTTGCTGGCGCTGTGACACCGAAGTTGTCCAGAAAGAACTTTCCCAGTGGTTCATGCGCATCACCGATTACGCTGAAGAACTGCTTGAAAGCCTGAATGAGCTTGAAGGCGGCTGGCCTGAACGCGTTATCACCATGCAGCGCAACTGGATCGGTAAATCCATCGGTGCGGAGCTCGACTTCGAAGTTGAGAACTGCGATGAAACCATCAGTGTTTTCACCACCCGTCCTGATACCCTTTTCGGTGCAACTTTCATGTCTCTGGCTGCCGAGCATCCCATGGTGGAAAAGCTCATCGAAGGCAAGCCGGAAGCAGACAAAGTCCGCGAATTTGTACACAAGGTCTCCAATATGGACCGCATTGTACGCGGTGCTGACGACCTCGAAAAAGAAGGCGTTTTCACCGGAGCATACTGCATCAACCCACTCAACGGTCAGAAGATGCCCATCTACGTGGCAAACTTCGTCCTCATGGGTTACGGTACCGGCGCAGTAATGGCTGTTCCCGCACACGACCAGCGCGACTTTGAATTCGCCAAGAAATATGACCTGCCTATGCAGATAGTCATCCAGCCTGAAGGGGAAACCCTTAAACTGGAAGAAATGGAAGAAGCATACTCCGCTCCCGGTGTACTGGCTAATTCCGGCGAATTCGACGGCATGCCCAACGAAGATGCCAAGGGCGCAATTGTCGAATTTCTCGGCAAGTCCGGCAAGGGCAAGAAGTCCATCAACTACCGTCTGCGCGACTGGAACATTTCCCGTCAGCGTTTCTGGGGCTCCCCCATTCCGGTAATATACTGCGACGAATGCGGCATTGTGCCCGTTCCCGAACAGGACCTGCCCGTTGTACTGCCCGAAGATGCAGTAATGAACGAGGACGGTCGTTCTCCGCTGCCGGATATGGAAAGCTTCCACAACGTTACCTGCCCCAAATGCGGCAAGGCTGCAAAGCGTGAAACCGACACCATGGATACCTTCGTGGAATCCTCATGGTACTTCATGCGCTACACCGATTCCCGCAAGGCTGACGCTCCCTTTGACAGCAAGTCCCTCGAATACTGGACTCCGGTAGACCAGTACATCGGCGGTATTGAGCACGCTATCCTGCACCTGCTCTACGCAAGATTCTTCACCAAGATCCTGCGTGACGAAGGTTACACCGAGCTTAGCGAACCGTTCAAGAACCTGCTCACTCAGGGCATGGTCCTCAAAGACGGTGCCAAGATGTCCAAATCCAAAGGCAACGTAGTTGACCCCAACGCCATGATCAACAAATACGGTGCGGACGCCACCAGACTGTTCATCCTCTTTGCCTCCCCGCCTGAAAAAGACCTCGAATGGTCCGATCAGGGTCTGGAAGGAGCGCATCGCTTCCTGAACAGAATCTGGAGACTGGCAGAAGAATTCGAAGGCAAGCTCAGCGCAACCGGCGCATGTGCCAAACCTTCCATGGAACTTTCTTCCGATGCCAAGACCCTGCGCCTCAAGGAACACGAGACGGTAAAGCGCGCCAGCCGTGACATGGAGAACAAATTCCAGTTCAACACTGTCATTGCTGCAAGCATGGAGCTGGTCAACGAGATTTACTCTCTCAAAGACAAGCTCATGGAAACTGAAGACGGCCGTTTCGCGCTCTCTTCCGCATACAGCACCGTGCTGACCGTGCTCTCCCCCATTGCTCCGCATATCTGCGAAGAACTCTGGGCTGCCATGGGTTACGAAGGCTACATTGCCGAAGTAGAATGGCCCGAGCACGACGAAGAAGCACTGGTTACCGACGAAATCCTGATCATCATTCAGGTTAACGGTAAAATGCGCGGAAAACTCTCCGTGCCCGCTGCTGCTTCCAAAGAAGAAATTGAAAAAACAGCACTTGCCCACGAAAACGTGACCAAGCATACCGATGACAAAACCATCCGTAAGGTTATCGTAGTTCCCGGCAAGTTGATTAATATTGTTGCAAATTAGCCCTTCGGGGACCAGAGAGGGAAACTTTTCCAAAAGTTTCCCTCTCTGGACTCTCCCTTCAAAACTTTTTAACGGGCTTCGCGTCATGAGGAGTTAGAGCTGTGGTTATTATGAATTCTGTGAAAAAGCTGGTCCTGCTGCTGTGTGTTGTTTTTGCTGTATCTGCCTGCGGCTACCATAACTCTGCTACTGAGCCGAACAGGGTCAGTAAACAATTCCATGAAGTTGCTATCGCAAAAGTGGAAAACCCCACTCTTGAACGCTGGCTTGAGCCTAAAATCCGCTCCATGCTCCGTGATGAGATCACCCGCCGCGGCCAGTTGGTCTGGACCGATAAGTCCAAGGCAGAAGCACTCATCAACATCAGGATTCTGGAACTTTCCGACGGCAGCCGCATCCTCGGCGATCAGGACGTAACCCTGAAATACGACATGACCCTCAAGGTCCAGATGCAGGTCATCAGTGCATCTGACGGTGCCCTGATCTGGAACTCCGGTCCCATGACAGTGACTGAATCTTACTACACCGGTCAGGAAGATGCGACCCAGCAGTTGGTCACCAAGCTCATGGTCCGCCGTCTCGTGGACCGCATGAATCAGGCTTACTAATTTTTCTATTAAGGAATTCCATGTCCAGACCCGGATACATGTTTCTCATCTGCCCTGATGCAGAGCTGCTGCACGCCAACATTGCCGAGCTGCAGGAAAAGCACGGGGCCACAGATTACGAGAAAAAAGTATACTGGGCAGACGAAGACCTGCCCCAGCAATTCTGGGACGACCTGACCTTGCAGACCCTTTTCGGCTCCAGCAAGATTGTTATCCTGCGCCGCGCTCACAATTTAAAGGCTGCGGTCTGGGATAACCTGGATAAGACGGTCGCATCCCTTGCAAGTTCATCTTTCCTTTTTATCTGCCTTGAAGGGCAATGGAAAAGCAAGACACCGCCAATTCCGGCAGTACTGAAAAAACGCAAATGCTGGAAATTTGCAGAAAAACAGAAATGGTTCTGGCAATCAGCAGGACTGGATCAGAAATCCATTTCTGGATTTGTGGGAAAATGGGCCAGAGCCAACGGACTGCAAGTTGACAGCCCGGTTCTGAATGCCCTTGCCCAAGCTCTGCCTAAAGATGCCCGAGCCGCCCGGCTGGAGCTGGACAAGCTGGACTTGGCTGCCGGACCTGAACGCAAGATTCTCATGGAACATGTGGGACTGATCGCCCATTCCGAAGAGATGGATTTCTTTGCATTCATGCGGTCCATGTCCGAAGGCGGAGACCCGGTAGAAATCTGGCGCAGGGTGCTGACCAACCACAGCGAAAAAGATTCCATGATCTTCATGCTCACCGCATCTCTGACCCGTGAAGCACGGGCCCTGTGGATGATGATTCATGGCGAAGATTCGGAAGTTCGCCTTCCTCCTTTTGTGAAGAAGCAGAAACAGGCCCTTGCCCAGAGATTGGGCCCGGCCCGCATTGCAAGGCTGTTTGATATCGTTATGGAAGCTGAAATAGGTATCAAGACAGGCCAACGCAAGCCGGAACAGGCCCTTGAACTGCTGGTGGCCTCTCTGACATCATTATTCGCGCCACCGCAAAGCAGACGCTGATTTAATTCAAAACAGTTTTTGAACCGTGTAAAAAGATCATTTTTACACGGTTTTTATGTTTTTGAGCCTGTTTTACACCATTTCATAGGTTAAACAGGTTGCTTTGCACCTGCATCCGGTTTATCCCTGAAAGAAGAAATTCCGTCCGCCGATTTCTCATCCATTTGTCTGAATCAGGCTCCTGTCGGAACAGTACTACTTGCCAAAGCATACTTACTATTTATTTATGAACGACAAACCCCATTACCACGGTCACCGCCAGAGACTGAAAGAAAAACTGGGCAAAGACGCGACAAGTCTTGCCGATTATGAAATTCTGGAACTTATCCTCGGACAGGTTCTGCCCAGGCAGGATACCAAGCCCCTCGCCAAGGAACTCCTAGCTGAGTTCGGCAGTCTGGGCGGGGTTTTCAGGGCACCGGAAGAGCAATTGAAAAAGTTCAAGGGGATCGGTCCGGGAGTTTTAATATTTTTCACGCTTATGCGTGAATTCTGGACCAGAATTGCCGAGGAACCCATGAACGGCAAGGAAGCTATCTCCTCGCCGGATGCAGTCTACAAGGCAGCCATGGCCAGAATAGGAAATTTGTCAAAAGAAGAGTTCTGGATTGCACTGGTCAATAACCGCAACAAAGTGATATGCTGGGAAAGGCTATCGGAGGGTACTGTGGATAAGACCGCAGTCTATCCGCGGGAAGTTGTGGCACTAGCCCTGCGCCATAATGCCAGCGGAGTGATTCTGACCCATAACCATCCCGGCGGGGACCCGTCTCCATCTCCTGAAGACACAGAGAGAACCATGGAAATAGCCGCCCTCTGTCAGGACATGGAAATACGTCTGCTGGACCACGTAATCGTGACTGCAGACAGGTTCCACAGCTTCAAGGAAGCAGGATATTTGTAGTTCACCTCAACTCAAAAGGAGGGGCCTATGACCAGAAGCTATCATTGTGTTGTTACCGGCAAGGTGCAAGGAGTATTCTTCCGGGCCTGGGTAAATGACCAGGCTGCGGCGCTGAACCTCAACGGCTGGGTACGTAATCTGAATGACGGAAAGATTGAAGTACTGCTGCAAGGCGACGAGGCAAAGGTCGCTGAGATGAGAACCAGACTGCTGGTCGGTCCTCCTCTTTCACAGGTTGCAGATGTGAAGTGTGAATGGATGGATTACGAAACCGAGCACAAGGGATTTGAAATCCGTTAGTGAAGGCCCAAAATAAAACTTTATTTATTTTGGTAAAAAACATCAGGCTCGTGGACGAACTACAGTCCGGCCCTGATAAAACAGACTGTAAAGCTCTCCTGCCCCGGCCTTTCCGGTACGGGGCAGGAGATATAATGCTTTTTTTAAATAGCGAACGAACCACTTCTGAACGAAAGGATTTTGCGTTGAAGAAAAAGAAATCACCCATCAAACCTCTGAAACTGAACAAAAAAGACAAAGCGGAAGCCCAGAAGAAAGCGCGAAAGGTATCTTCTCCTGACGCCGGCAATGATCAGGGTCTCAACAAGCCTCCGGTCTCCCCGCTGAATGTCCTGCATGATGCGGCAGATCTACTGGAAGATGCGGGCTCCATCCCTGATGATGCCCATGTGGATATCCCCACCACCCTTCCGGTTCTGGCTGTCCGGGACATCGTTGTCTTCAACTACATGATCCTTCCGCTATTCGTGGGCCGTGAGAAGTCAGTCAATGCTGTGGAAGCGGCCATGACCAGCAACCGCTATGTCATGATCCTCACCCAGAAGGATGAAAGCGTTGAAAATCCCGAACATGAAGACCTCTACTTAACCGGAACCGTATGCATGATCATGCGCATGCTCAAGATGCCTGACGGTCGCCTGAAGGTGCTGGTACAGGGTGTTTCCCGTGCCAGAATCAAGAGATTCATCGGTTCTGAACCTTTTCATATTGCTGAGATAGAGTCTATACCCGAAGCTGAGTCCGGAAAACTGGATGCCACTCAGGAAGCACTGGTCCGCTCCTCCCGCGAGCAGAGTGAGAAAATCCTGACCCTGCGCGGTATATCCTCAGCTGACATCATGAGTGTTCTCAACAGTGTCAACGAACCGGGCCGCCTTGCCGACCTGATTGCTTCAAACCTGCGTATGAAGGTAGAGGTTGCCCAGTCCATCCTTGAGTGCGGTGAACCTGTTAAACGGCTGACTCTGGTCAACACCCAGCTCACTCAGGAAGTGGAAGTCGCTTCCATGCAGAATAAGATCCAGTCCATGGCCAAAGAAGGCATGGACAAGGCTCAGAAAGATTTCTATCTGCGCGAGCAGCTCAAAGCGATTAAAAAAGAACTTGGCGAATCCACCGATGAAGCAGAGGAAGCCGAAGAAATTCGTGCAGCCATTGTCAGAGCCAAAATGCCCAAGGAAGTTCGCAAGGAAGCGGAAAAGCAACTCCGTCGCCTCGAAGCAATGCACCCCGAAGCATCCGAGGCCACAGTCATCCGCACCTATCTGGATTGGATGATCGAGCTTCCGTGGAACAAGCAGTCCCGCGATCGTCTTGATATTATTGAAGCCAAGAAAATTCTCGATGAAGACCATTACGATCTTGAAAAGGTCAAAGAACGCATCCTCGAATACTTGAGTGTTCGCAAGCTGAACCCGTCCATGAAAGGTCCCATCCTCTGCTTTGTGGGCCCTCCGGGTGTCGGTAAAACTTCGCTGGGCCGCTCCATTGCACGCAGCCTGAAGCGCAAGTTCCACCGCATGTCCCTCGGCGGTATGCGCGATGAAGCAGAGATCCGCGGTCACCGCCGGACCTACATCGGCTCAATGCCCGGACGCATCATTCAGGGCATTAAGCAGTGCGGAACCCGCAACCCGGTGATCATGCTTGATGAAATTGACAAGCTCGGCTCTGATTTCCGTGGCGACCCTTCTTCAGCCCTGCTGGAAGTACTGGATCCGGAACAGAACAACACTTTCACCGACCACTACCTGAACGTGCCTTTCGACCTTTCCAAGGTCATGTTCATCTGCACCGCCAACGTGCTGGATTCCATTCCCCGTCCCCTGCTGGACCGCATGGAAGTTATCCGCATCCCCGGCTACACCGAACATGACAAGGTCAACATTGCCAAACGTTACATCCTTGGCCGCCAGTGCAAGGAAAACGGGCTCAAAGAAAATGAAATGATCATGGAAGATAATATCATCGCCAAGATCATCAAGGAATACACCCGCGAAGCCGGACTGCGCAACCTTGAACGCGAAGTCGGTTCCGTATGCCGTAAGCTGGCCCGCAAGAAAGCCGAAGGCGAGAAAGGACCTTTCGAAGTTACCGCTGACAACCTGCACAAGTATCTTGGAATTCCCAAGCATCTTGAAGATGAGAAGGAAAACGAACTTCCCGCAGGTGTCGCGCTGGGCCTCGCATGGACCCCCGTAGGAGGCTCTGTGCTGCATGTGGAAGTCTCTGCCATGCCCGGTAAAGGCAAGCAGCTGCTTACCGGACAGCTCGGCGATGTAATGAAGGAATCCGCACAGGCTGCGGTATCTTTTGCTCGCCGCCATGCAGAGGAATACGGTATCAGCCCCAAATTCCACGAAGAGCAGGACCTGCACATCCACGTGCCCGATGGAGCCACCCCCAAGGACGGACCGTCTGCAGGTGTAACTCTAGTTACTGCTCTTGTTTCTGCGCTGACCGGAATCCCAACCAACCCGGAACTGGCCATGACCGGGGAAATATCCCTGCGCGGACGAGTTCTTCCGGTTGGCGGCATCAAAGAAAAAATCCTCGCAGCCGTATCTCTGGGTATGAAACGGGTACTCATCCCCGCCCAGAACCAAAAGGATCTTGAAGACATTCCCGAAGAACTGTTGAAAAATATCGAGATCACTCCAATCGAGCGCATTGATGAAGTCTGGCCCATTGCCAAGACCAAGTAATCAATCACCAAAAGAGATATTAAAGGCCCGCAAGCAACTAGCTTGCGGGCCTTTCTTTTTAGCCATCGACATCACCGAGAGAGTGCAATATAATCGCCAAGATACAACCTGAATTGGAGATATAATGCACAGAAGTTCCTATGCCCGCATGCAGTGGTTTGTTGAAAACTACTGTCACTCCCCGGAACGCAATTTATCCGTTCTGGATATCGGCAGTTGCGCAGTCAACAAAGACGATCCGTTACAAACCTACCGCCCTTTATTTGCAGAAGACAAATTCAGCTACACCGGACTGGATATGGTAACAGGTCCCAACGTGGATATTGCGGTGAATAATCCGTACTGCTGGCGGGAACTGGAAAACAATTCTTTTGATGTGGTTATCTCCGGGCAGGTATTTGAACATATAGAATTTTTCTGGGAAACAATGAAAGAAATAGCGCGGGTACTCAAAGCCGGCGGCTTGCTTTCAATTGTCGTTCCCGGACCATTCGGGGTCGCCTACCATGCCTGCCCGGTGGACTGTTACCGATTCTTTGCCGACGGCATGATCGCCATGGCCCGTTATGCCGGACTGGAGGTGATCCATGCTTCATCTGCCGCAGCCCCGAAAAATGCACCTGATATCTGGTATGAAACACGGGACAGTTTTCTAATCGCCCGCAAAAGTGAAAACCACCAACTACCGGATATGGCTGATTATATCTTTGAAAAGCCTGACTTCGAAAGAATGCGCAGCGGATTCATTCCCGACAATTACGAGAATAAGGTTTACTACGACATGTTTGCGGTCAGGATTGACGGCAGCGGCACGCTCCATGAGCTGAAAAATATGGAAATGGTCTACCTCTGGGCACTGCCGGATGATCGATTCTATATCTGGGGCACGGGGGGGCAATACGAACTGCATTATCAAACCTTGGTGCAACGAACCAGACCAAAAAATTTCATCGGTTTTCTGGACAGCAATCCCAAGATGCAGGGGACAGAACTGGACGAATATCCTGTTATGGCACCGCAAAATTGTGCTCATGATAAGCCGGATGTGATAATTATCGCTTCCCACGCCCGAAAGGAAATCATGGAAAACATCAGAAACATTCTTAGTAAATAATTCTCCGAGCTGGTGAAGCAGCCTTGCATTCTTCTCAAGCGGACTTATATGTAGGCCAGACATTGCCCCGCCTGACAATTTGGGCTATGCAATTTTTCGCACATGATATCTCAAAGCACGGAGTAAAGAATAAATGCCTATTTTCGAATATAAATGCGCTGACTGCGGCAAGGAATTCGAGGAACTGGTTTTCAATCGGGATGAGTGCCCGCCTTGCCCGGAATGTAAATCCGAGAAAACCGAAAAACTCATGTCCGCCTGTAAGTTCAAAACCGGCAGTGGAGTTCCTGATATGGGTGATTTCGGTGCTGCTCCCGCACCGGCAGCATCTTCCAGCAGCGGTTGTGCCGGGTGCTCCGGCGGCGACTGTTCTTCCTGTGGCAGTTAGATCAAAATAAAATTTCAAACAATACGGCGGAATAATGAGAAAAATTACCATCGCAACACGCGGCAGCAAACTTGCCCTCTGGCAAGCAAACCATATTTCCGACCTTCTGCGTGAAGAATATCCCGGAATCGAAGTTCAGCTGCTCAAGATCAAAACCAAGGGCGACAAGATTCTGGACGTTCCGCTGGCAAAAGTGGGCGGCAAGGGTCTTTTCGTAAAGGAAATCGAAGAAGCACTTCTTGATGGCCGTGCCGACCTCGCTGTTCACAGCATGAAGGATGTTCCCACCGAACTTCCTGAAGGTCTTGAAGTGGGCATTATTCCCCCGCGTGAAGCAGAAACCGACACCCTGCTTTCCGTTAAATACGATTCCCTCAAGGACCTGCCCGCCGGAGCGGTTGTCGGGACCAGCAGCCTGCGCCGCCAGTCTCAAATTCTGGCCCTGCGCGATGACCTGAAAATCGAATCCCTGCGCGGCAACCTTGATACCCGTGTAGGAAAGCTTCTCAACGGAGAATTCGACGCTATCGTGGTTGCTACTGCCGGACTGAACAGACTCAAGCTTTCCGCTCCCAAAAGTGAAGTCCTCGGCCCCCCGACCTTCCTGCCCGCAGTGGCACAGGGTGCGCTGGGCATTGAGTACCGCATTGAGGACACCGAGATTCAGGATATTCTTGCATTTCTGCACGACGAAATGACTGCACGTCAGGTCAAAGCAGAGCGCGGATTCCTGACCGGCCTTGACGGTGGCTGTCAGGTTCCCATCGCAGCTTGGTCCCAGCTTGAAGGAGATCAGGTCAAGCTGACCGGATTTGTTGCTGATATCGACGGTTCCAGCCCCATCCGCATGGAGAAGACCGGACCTGCCGATGACGCATGGAACATCGGCCTTGCCCTTGCCGAAGAAGTTCTGGCTGCAGGAGCCAAGGAAATTCTCGATCGCGTTTACGACAAGTGCTAGCGACCAGTTAAATTGACTGATTTAAGCCCGGAGCATGGTACATGCTCCGGGCTTTTTTAATAAATTCATTATTTTTTCATTAAGACCCTAAAGATAACATTCTGCTGACCGATAAGGCATATAAACAGGAATCATGTTCTTTTAAAAACCATCATTTATAACTTCCAAGGATGGAGGTATACAATGTCAAACGGAACCGAACTCAACAAGGTTTCACAGGTACCGCCCGTAAGGGACGAAGATCTTGCGAACTCTATGAAGAACCTGCAGAAGAAGAGACTGCAGAGGAAGGCATATGCTGACCCTGATATGCACCGCGAGCTGGTGAAGATTATTTCTTCACCTGTCTACAATGCGAATGCACAACTGATTCAGGCAGTCACCAGCAGCCGGGGTTCTGCTTAAAAAATTTCATATAAGGGAATCGCCAATTCCTCCTTAAAATAATAAAAGGCACAGGTTTGCGACAACCTGCGCCTTTTGTCTTTATATAAATGAGAATGCCTTCGGCGCCCCTACCGGTACCAAAGTAACTTTTACCTAACTCTGCTGCTTAAATTTATATAATCCGCAGCCTAGCCACGCCTTCTTCATGGGCCGCAACCTGTCCCACATGGGTGGCAAGATCACCAGCTTCCAGCAGCATATCCATGGCCTGCTGCAATTTACCTTCAGGCACAGCCAACACCAACCCGCCCGAGGTCTGGGCATCAAAAATCAGGTCAGTCTTAATACTGTCAGCATCTGCTGCAGCCTGCACTTGCGAGCTGCAATAGTTGCGATTGGCGAAACTTCCGGCCGGAATCATACCCATGGATGCCAGATCGACAACATCATCCATGAACGGCACTTTATCCAGCCACAGCTCAACAGCCACTCCGGAAGCATCAGCCATTTCCAGCACGTGCCCGCCAAGTCCGAATCCGGTCACATCTGTAGCACCTTTCAAGCCCAGCTCACGGATAACTTTTCCGCCCGCGTTGTTCAGCTTGGATGCCCACTTGTAAACGTCCCTTTCGAACCGTTCTGCACCGTCCCAGTCTGCCTTGAGTGCTGTAGCCAGCACTCCGGTACCGAGAGGCTTGGTCAGCAACAGCTGATCCCCTTCACGCAGCCCCTTGTTGGAAGCAAAACCGTCAGGATCAACCATTCCGGTCACCGAGAGTCCATATTTGATCTCATCGTCCTCAACACTGTGACCTCCGGCCAGAAC contains:
- the leuS gene encoding leucine--tRNA ligase, producing MGFGKYEPELIENKWQKEWTEKGAFNVEADESRPKYYVLEMFPYPSGKIHMGHVRNYSIGDVVARYKRMKGFNVLHPMGWDAFGLPAENAAIKHNTHPAEWTYANIDDMRTQLKRLGYSYDWRRELATCHPGYYKWEQQFFLKFLEKGLVYRKKSPVNWCETCHTVLANEQVEEGLCWRCDTEVVQKELSQWFMRITDYAEELLESLNELEGGWPERVITMQRNWIGKSIGAELDFEVENCDETISVFTTRPDTLFGATFMSLAAEHPMVEKLIEGKPEADKVREFVHKVSNMDRIVRGADDLEKEGVFTGAYCINPLNGQKMPIYVANFVLMGYGTGAVMAVPAHDQRDFEFAKKYDLPMQIVIQPEGETLKLEEMEEAYSAPGVLANSGEFDGMPNEDAKGAIVEFLGKSGKGKKSINYRLRDWNISRQRFWGSPIPVIYCDECGIVPVPEQDLPVVLPEDAVMNEDGRSPLPDMESFHNVTCPKCGKAAKRETDTMDTFVESSWYFMRYTDSRKADAPFDSKSLEYWTPVDQYIGGIEHAILHLLYARFFTKILRDEGYTELSEPFKNLLTQGMVLKDGAKMSKSKGNVVDPNAMINKYGADATRLFILFASPPEKDLEWSDQGLEGAHRFLNRIWRLAEEFEGKLSATGACAKPSMELSSDAKTLRLKEHETVKRASRDMENKFQFNTVIAASMELVNEIYSLKDKLMETEDGRFALSSAYSTVLTVLSPIAPHICEELWAAMGYEGYIAEVEWPEHDEEALVTDEILIIIQVNGKMRGKLSVPAAASKEEIEKTALAHENVTKHTDDKTIRKVIVVPGKLINIVAN
- the nusB gene encoding transcription antitermination factor NusB; its protein translation is MQMSQTKGLRRKGRVLAFQVLYGLSFVPPHGGWTTERIYNQSPAVIRETEEDLILYARELLIGIWNAQEELDEVIGRYSKHWKIERIAKVELAILRLAVYELVHKPDIPLKVGINEGIELAKKFGDGNSRNFINGILDAVARDIDTGKFKVEKNF
- the lptE gene encoding LPS assembly lipoprotein LptE; this encodes MNSVKKLVLLLCVVFAVSACGYHNSATEPNRVSKQFHEVAIAKVENPTLERWLEPKIRSMLRDEITRRGQLVWTDKSKAEALINIRILELSDGSRILGDQDVTLKYDMTLKVQMQVISASDGALIWNSGPMTVTESYYTGQEDATQQLVTKLMVRRLVDRMNQAY
- a CDS encoding zinc ribbon domain-containing protein, producing MPIFEYKCADCGKEFEELVFNRDECPPCPECKSEKTEKLMSACKFKTGSGVPDMGDFGAAPAPAASSSSGCAGCSGGDCSSCGS
- the radC gene encoding DNA repair protein RadC, translated to MNDKPHYHGHRQRLKEKLGKDATSLADYEILELILGQVLPRQDTKPLAKELLAEFGSLGGVFRAPEEQLKKFKGIGPGVLIFFTLMREFWTRIAEEPMNGKEAISSPDAVYKAAMARIGNLSKEEFWIALVNNRNKVICWERLSEGTVDKTAVYPREVVALALRHNASGVILTHNHPGGDPSPSPEDTERTMEIAALCQDMEIRLLDHVIVTADRFHSFKEAGYL
- a CDS encoding acylphosphatase → MTRSYHCVVTGKVQGVFFRAWVNDQAAALNLNGWVRNLNDGKIEVLLQGDEAKVAEMRTRLLVGPPLSQVADVKCEWMDYETEHKGFEIR
- the holA gene encoding DNA polymerase III subunit delta; this encodes MSRPGYMFLICPDAELLHANIAELQEKHGATDYEKKVYWADEDLPQQFWDDLTLQTLFGSSKIVILRRAHNLKAAVWDNLDKTVASLASSSFLFICLEGQWKSKTPPIPAVLKKRKCWKFAEKQKWFWQSAGLDQKSISGFVGKWARANGLQVDSPVLNALAQALPKDARAARLELDKLDLAAGPERKILMEHVGLIAHSEEMDFFAFMRSMSEGGDPVEIWRRVLTNHSEKDSMIFMLTASLTREARALWMMIHGEDSEVRLPPFVKKQKQALAQRLGPARIARLFDIVMEAEIGIKTGQRKPEQALELLVASLTSLFAPPQSRR
- a CDS encoding methyltransferase domain-containing protein, coding for MHRSSYARMQWFVENYCHSPERNLSVLDIGSCAVNKDDPLQTYRPLFAEDKFSYTGLDMVTGPNVDIAVNNPYCWRELENNSFDVVISGQVFEHIEFFWETMKEIARVLKAGGLLSIVVPGPFGVAYHACPVDCYRFFADGMIAMARYAGLEVIHASSAAAPKNAPDIWYETRDSFLIARKSENHQLPDMADYIFEKPDFERMRSGFIPDNYENKVYYDMFAVRIDGSGTLHELKNMEMVYLWALPDDRFYIWGTGGQYELHYQTLVQRTRPKNFIGFLDSNPKMQGTELDEYPVMAPQNCAHDKPDVIIIASHARKEIMENIRNILSK
- the lon gene encoding endopeptidase La, which encodes MLFLNSERTTSERKDFALKKKKSPIKPLKLNKKDKAEAQKKARKVSSPDAGNDQGLNKPPVSPLNVLHDAADLLEDAGSIPDDAHVDIPTTLPVLAVRDIVVFNYMILPLFVGREKSVNAVEAAMTSNRYVMILTQKDESVENPEHEDLYLTGTVCMIMRMLKMPDGRLKVLVQGVSRARIKRFIGSEPFHIAEIESIPEAESGKLDATQEALVRSSREQSEKILTLRGISSADIMSVLNSVNEPGRLADLIASNLRMKVEVAQSILECGEPVKRLTLVNTQLTQEVEVASMQNKIQSMAKEGMDKAQKDFYLREQLKAIKKELGESTDEAEEAEEIRAAIVRAKMPKEVRKEAEKQLRRLEAMHPEASEATVIRTYLDWMIELPWNKQSRDRLDIIEAKKILDEDHYDLEKVKERILEYLSVRKLNPSMKGPILCFVGPPGVGKTSLGRSIARSLKRKFHRMSLGGMRDEAEIRGHRRTYIGSMPGRIIQGIKQCGTRNPVIMLDEIDKLGSDFRGDPSSALLEVLDPEQNNTFTDHYLNVPFDLSKVMFICTANVLDSIPRPLLDRMEVIRIPGYTEHDKVNIAKRYILGRQCKENGLKENEMIMEDNIIAKIIKEYTREAGLRNLEREVGSVCRKLARKKAEGEKGPFEVTADNLHKYLGIPKHLEDEKENELPAGVALGLAWTPVGGSVLHVEVSAMPGKGKQLLTGQLGDVMKESAQAAVSFARRHAEEYGISPKFHEEQDLHIHVPDGATPKDGPSAGVTLVTALVSALTGIPTNPELAMTGEISLRGRVLPVGGIKEKILAAVSLGMKRVLIPAQNQKDLEDIPEELLKNIEITPIERIDEVWPIAKTK